The following coding sequences are from one Nicotiana tomentosiformis chromosome 3, ASM39032v3, whole genome shotgun sequence window:
- the LOC104097525 gene encoding nucleoside diphosphate kinase 2, chloroplastic, with amino-acid sequence MGCLSVVGASPCVSSSALSSPTCRLSCAPSCKLILNPIKKNHHLAAFQPAVHLFASNQSRSHASKRNHTTRIFLPHLVASMEEVEETYIMIKPDGVQRGLVGEIISRFEKKGFKLTGLKLFHCPKELAEEHYKDLQSKPFFPKLIDYITSGPVVCMAWEGVGVVASARKLIGATNPLNAEPGTIRGDLAVQTGRNVVHGSDSPDNGKREIVLWFGEGELCSWTPVQEPWLIE; translated from the exons atggGGTGTCTTAGCGTTGTAGGAGCAAGTCCTTGCGTTTCTTCTTCTGCGCTATCTTCACCTACCTGCCGCTTATCCTGCGCACCCTCTTGCAAGCTTATCCTTAACCCCATCAAGAAGAATCACCATTTAGCTGCATTTCAACCTGCAGTTCATCTTTTTGCAAGTAACCAATCTCGTTCCCATGCCTCCAAAAGGAACCATACAACTCGTATATTCCTTCCCCACTTGGTTGCTTCCATG GAAGAAGTGGAGGAGACATATATTATGATTAAGCCTGATGGTGTTCAAAGAGGACTT GTTGGGGAGATTATTTCAAGATTTGAGAAAAAGGGGTTTAAGCTAACTGGTTTGAAGCTTTTTCATTGCCCCAAAGAATTGGCAGAG GAGCATTACAAGGACCTACAGTCCAAACCATTCTTCCCCAAGCTGATTGACTACATTACCTCTGGTCCTGTTGTCTGTATG GCCTGGGAGGGTGTTGGTGTTGTAGCATCTGCCCGTAAGCTAATAGGAGCAACTAATCCACTTAACGCGGAGCCCGGCACAATCAGAGGAGACCTTGCTGTTCAAACTGGAAG AAATGTGGTGCATGGAAGTGATAGCCCTGACAATGGCAAGCGTGAAATAG